In Clostridium sp. DL-VIII, the following proteins share a genomic window:
- a CDS encoding TIGR04076 family protein, with protein sequence MRVKITVLKKEFYRDYADEYLIEGGSTGACPELEIDNEFIYEGGAKMPNGFCPYAWQDIYSSVNVLAGGKDIDNTWYKNSKIKIICCTDGIRPVVFKLEQIK encoded by the coding sequence ATGAGGGTAAAAATTACTGTGCTGAAAAAAGAATTTTACCGAGATTATGCAGATGAATATTTGATAGAAGGGGGTTCCACTGGTGCTTGTCCTGAATTAGAGATTGATAATGAATTTATTTATGAAGGTGGAGCAAAAATGCCAAACGGTTTTTGTCCTTATGCTTGGCAAGATATTTATTCTTCAGTTAATGTTTTGGCAGGAGGTAAAGATATAGATAATACGTGGTATAAGAATTCAAAAATCAAAATAATATGTTGCACAGATGGAATTAGACCAGTAGTTTTTAAATTAGAACAAATTAAATAA
- a CDS encoding DUF3888 domain-containing protein, with amino-acid sequence MKIIKLIVSSLLLVVSVLALNPIGTSAEWKKDSNGWWNTEGSSWSVGWKEIDGKWYYFGQDGYMVHDTTINGYIIGSDGARIKSTQNNLSNSYSIFNPTKQSIEELYQDIFVSLLLPDIQKSVDDYYKNFLTEPPIVAPYYVHVLNADRLMGYRSFSFRLKLEVDSYIGPHLNIGDDYITLKIEGGDKVTIEKFEHIKSYYLDLPSNYQNIIIKKSN; translated from the coding sequence ATGAAAATAATAAAATTAATAGTAAGTTCATTATTATTAGTGGTTTCGGTATTGGCATTAAATCCAATAGGGACAAGTGCGGAATGGAAAAAAGATTCAAATGGTTGGTGGAATACCGAAGGAAGTTCATGGTCAGTAGGTTGGAAAGAGATTGATGGAAAATGGTATTATTTTGGACAAGATGGTTATATGGTACATGATACAACCATTAATGGATATATCATAGGTTCAGATGGAGCAAGGATTAAATCTACGCAAAACAATTTATCAAATTCATACAGTATATTTAACCCAACAAAACAGTCAATAGAAGAATTATATCAAGATATCTTTGTTTCACTACTCCTCCCAGATATTCAAAAGTCTGTGGATGACTATTACAAAAATTTCTTGACAGAACCGCCAATTGTCGCACCATATTATGTTCATGTGTTAAATGCTGACAGGCTAATGGGATATAGATCCTTTTCTTTTAGGTTAAAACTTGAAGTAGATTCTTATATTGGACCTCATCTTAATATTGGGGATGATTATATTACTTTAAAAATAGAAGGTGGAGATAAAGTTACAATTGAAAAGTTTGAGCATATTAAAAGTTATTATTTAGATTTACCTTCTAACTATCAAAACATTATAATAAAGAAATCAAATTAA
- a CDS encoding phage replisome organizer N-terminal domain-containing protein, translated as MRERKCVKFNVNMYEDTKFKIIDRMEKRDLINYVWTRLVILAGKVNLEGELFLSRNIPYTLETLAIEFNREVSEIELAVKTFIDLEMVELTHDKVYKVKNFAKHQNIKPREKVQNNDKAEQAGDNEKEQQDSSFEYNANVEGDNKHKDNKVIDIKNDIINNKNAINTYNKSCQETKANLATDSCNIDKTETKNEKTQKLNMENCKGKEASTDYVVTSLDNKKVRNKSKPKKKEKNNEISVIDEDENDDMIRLTEGDPVIGKGEEVVCAFDF; from the coding sequence ATGAGAGAAAGAAAATGTGTTAAATTCAATGTAAATATGTATGAAGATACAAAGTTTAAAATAATAGATAGAATGGAAAAAAGAGATCTTATAAATTATGTTTGGACCAGGCTTGTAATTTTAGCAGGTAAGGTAAATTTAGAAGGAGAATTATTTTTATCTAGAAATATACCATATACTTTAGAGACTTTGGCGATAGAGTTCAATAGAGAAGTATCTGAAATAGAATTAGCTGTAAAAACTTTCATAGATTTAGAAATGGTTGAACTTACTCACGATAAAGTATATAAAGTAAAAAATTTTGCAAAGCACCAAAATATTAAGCCAAGAGAAAAAGTCCAAAATAATGATAAGGCAGAACAAGCTGGAGATAATGAAAAAGAACAGCAAGATAGCAGCTTTGAATATAATGCCAATGTTGAAGGTGATAATAAACATAAGGATAATAAGGTAATTGATATAAAAAATGATATTATAAATAATAAAAATGCCATTAATACTTATAATAAAAGCTGCCAGGAAACAAAGGCAAACTTAGCTACAGATAGCTGTAATATAGATAAAACGGAAACAAAGAATGAAAAAACTCAAAAATTAAATATGGAAAATTGTAAAGGCAAAGAAGCTTCAACTGATTATGTAGTAACTTCCTTAGATAATAAGAAGGTAAGAAATAAAAGTAAACCTAAGAAAAAAGAAAAGAATAATGAAATTAGTGTTATTGATGAAGATGAAAATGATGATATGATAAGGCTTACTGAAGGAGATCCAGTAATAGGGAAAGGTGAAGAGGTTGTTTGTGCGTTTGATTTTTAA
- a CDS encoding acyl-CoA dehydratase activase encodes MDKCYLGVDIGSISTKGVIVNENNKIIAEKYIWTEGDPINAVEEVIHDLKKQVEGKNIKVKAVGTTGSARKLIGTILNAQVIKNEITAHAIGTISIYPDVRTIFEIGGQDSKIILIEDGIVVDYAMNTLCAAGTGSFLSSQAERLGLKVEQFGEFALKSKKPTRIAARCTVFAESDLVHKAQIGYKKEDIVAGLCRAVVTNYLNNVGKGKRIKSPIVFQGGVSKNIGVIKAFEEETGEKIYVDKYAHLMGALGVAILAKNSGKEQDFDFDIVEMNFETRGVECGKCANNCEIICIYKNDDLIDAWGNKCDNGAVV; translated from the coding sequence GTGGATAAATGTTATTTAGGAGTAGATATAGGTTCTATATCTACAAAAGGTGTAATAGTGAACGAAAATAATAAAATAATAGCAGAAAAGTATATTTGGACGGAAGGGGATCCTATTAATGCCGTAGAAGAAGTAATTCATGACTTGAAAAAACAAGTTGAAGGAAAAAATATTAAAGTCAAAGCGGTAGGAACAACTGGTTCAGCAAGAAAGTTAATAGGAACGATTTTAAATGCACAAGTTATTAAGAATGAAATTACAGCACATGCAATTGGAACAATTTCTATTTATCCTGATGTAAGAACAATTTTTGAAATTGGGGGGCAGGATTCCAAAATTATTTTAATAGAAGATGGGATAGTAGTTGATTATGCAATGAATACTTTATGTGCAGCAGGAACAGGCTCTTTTTTATCCTCCCAAGCAGAAAGGCTTGGACTTAAGGTAGAGCAGTTTGGAGAATTTGCACTAAAATCAAAAAAACCAACTAGAATAGCTGCTAGATGCACTGTTTTTGCTGAATCTGATTTAGTGCATAAAGCTCAAATAGGATATAAAAAAGAAGACATTGTAGCTGGACTATGTAGAGCTGTTGTTACCAATTATTTAAATAATGTTGGAAAAGGAAAAAGAATAAAATCACCAATTGTATTTCAAGGTGGGGTTAGTAAAAATATCGGAGTAATAAAAGCATTTGAAGAAGAAACAGGTGAAAAAATTTATGTTGATAAGTATGCACATTTAATGGGAGCCCTAGGAGTAGCAATACTTGCAAAAAATTCAGGAAAAGAACAGGATTTTGATTTTGATATAGTAGAAATGAATTTTGAAACTAGAGGTGTAGAGTGTGGAAAATGCGCAAATAATTGTGAAATTATTTGTATTTATAAAAATGATGATCTAATTGATGCGTGGGGAAATAAATGTGATAATGGAGCAGTTGTTTGA
- a CDS encoding 2-hydroxyacyl-CoA dehydratase codes for MVNKERIISFPHMGNYYIAIEFLIKHTLNMKILISPPITKRTLELGSKYSPDFVCVPFKYNLGNYIEALEKGANFLIQAGGGCRFGYYGEVQEQILRDLGYDFEFLSILDTDHVNPFSAYSTFAKLNTKLSFSKFAYYFMLTLKIVEKIDAIEEYIRENIGFEVVKGSFERLQKDFFSKIKTVKSFRDIHKIYGKYNTLFRNLEINKPKNPIRVGIVGELYTSMEPFSTYFVEKELAKKGIEVKRFITVTYLFKNHPKEKELIKISGKYLKYAIGADGTDSVARTKQLAEAGYDGVIHVKPFGCTPEVNAMPILQNISNDYKMPVLYFSFDSQTSETGIKTRLEAFYDMLMMKKEKEKWINVI; via the coding sequence ATGGTCAATAAAGAAAGAATAATTAGTTTCCCACATATGGGAAATTATTATATTGCAATAGAATTTTTAATAAAGCATACATTAAATATGAAAATATTAATATCCCCCCCAATAACCAAAAGAACTTTAGAGTTAGGTTCAAAATATAGTCCGGATTTTGTTTGTGTTCCTTTTAAGTATAATCTAGGAAATTACATAGAAGCATTAGAAAAAGGTGCGAATTTTTTAATACAGGCTGGTGGAGGCTGCAGGTTTGGTTATTATGGAGAAGTACAAGAACAAATATTGAGAGATTTAGGTTATGACTTTGAATTTTTAAGTATTTTAGATACTGATCATGTAAATCCTTTTTCAGCATATAGTACATTTGCAAAGCTAAATACAAAACTTTCTTTTTCAAAGTTTGCTTATTATTTTATGCTCACCCTAAAAATTGTTGAAAAAATAGATGCAATAGAAGAGTATATTAGAGAAAATATAGGATTTGAAGTTGTGAAAGGAAGCTTTGAGCGGTTACAAAAAGATTTTTTTAGTAAAATAAAAACGGTCAAAAGCTTTAGGGATATACATAAAATATATGGAAAATATAATACATTATTTAGAAATTTAGAAATTAATAAGCCTAAAAATCCAATTAGAGTTGGTATTGTTGGAGAATTATATACTTCAATGGAACCATTTAGCACTTATTTTGTTGAAAAGGAGTTAGCTAAAAAAGGAATTGAAGTAAAAAGGTTTATAACAGTTACATATTTATTTAAAAATCATCCGAAAGAAAAAGAATTAATTAAGATTTCTGGCAAATATTTAAAATATGCCATAGGGGCTGATGGTACTGACAGCGTAGCACGAACAAAACAGTTGGCAGAAGCAGGATATGATGGTGTCATACATGTAAAACCATTTGGCTGTACGCCAGAAGTTAATGCAATGCCAATATTACAAAACATAAGTAATGATTATAAAATGCCAGTATTGTATTTTAGTTTTGATTCACAAACCTCTGAAACTGGAATAAAAACAAGATTAGAAGCATTTTATGACATGCTTATGATGAAAAAGGAGAAAGAAAAGTGGATAAATGTTATTTAG
- a CDS encoding acyl-CoA dehydratase activase-related protein — protein sequence MKENIVIGIPRAFLYYKYKNLWETFFKELRCKILISPETNKQILKDGVTNSIDESCLSAKIYMGHVHYLIDKVDYILIPRIVNFGKKEAVCTKFNAMYDIVNNTFKNVKFLDYNIDVKENEGELKAFMKMGKILGENPITVLRAYLKARKAYNFYEQKRSKEQEQLLNNTDKMKMLIVSHPYNIYDRFLGYPIVKYLESFEVVPIYADVADKKQTSQKSKAISNTLYWTYNKELIGAIEYYLNKIDGIIFISTFPCGPDSLVNELCIRKVKGIPMTNIILDELQGEAGLHTRIESFIDIIREKKNRKEVRNGQ from the coding sequence GTGAAAGAAAATATTGTAATAGGAATACCAAGAGCATTTTTATATTATAAATACAAAAATTTATGGGAAACTTTTTTTAAGGAATTAAGATGTAAAATTTTAATAAGTCCTGAAACAAATAAACAGATATTAAAGGACGGTGTAACTAATTCAATAGATGAAAGCTGCCTTTCGGCTAAGATTTATATGGGGCATGTACATTATCTAATTGATAAAGTTGATTATATACTAATTCCTAGGATTGTTAACTTTGGTAAAAAGGAAGCTGTTTGCACGAAATTTAATGCAATGTACGATATTGTAAATAATACATTTAAAAATGTAAAATTTTTAGACTATAACATAGATGTAAAAGAAAATGAAGGTGAGCTTAAAGCATTTATGAAAATGGGCAAAATATTAGGAGAAAATCCTATAACTGTATTACGAGCATATTTAAAAGCTAGAAAAGCTTATAACTTTTATGAGCAGAAGAGATCTAAAGAGCAAGAGCAGTTGTTAAATAACACTGACAAAATGAAAATGCTAATAGTTTCACATCCATATAATATATATGATAGATTTTTAGGATATCCAATAGTTAAATATTTAGAGAGCTTTGAGGTTGTACCTATTTACGCAGATGTAGCTGATAAGAAACAAACATCTCAAAAGTCAAAAGCAATTTCAAATACCCTATATTGGACATATAACAAAGAATTAATAGGTGCAATTGAATATTATTTAAACAAGATTGATGGAATTATATTTATTTCTACATTTCCATGTGGACCAGACTCTCTGGTAAATGAGTTATGCATTAGAAAAGTTAAAGGAATACCTATGACAAATATTATACTAGACGAATTGCAGGGAGAAGCAGGATTGCATACGAGGATAGAAAGTTTTATTGATATTATTAGAGAAAAGAAAAATAGGAAGGAAGTAAGAAATGGTCAATAA
- a CDS encoding FAD-binding oxidoreductase, which translates to MIEELTGIIITKADKSYNLVRRDENLYFSYYPMVIVYPSNVIDVVNAVNWGRKQGLNIRCRSSGHNYESFSVGDDVVVIDVSNLLNFEIDTNEGYIRIGAGYNLDQLYKKIAKFGFAFAGGSCGSVGVSGITLGGGVGFLQRQYGLACDNLIEAQIVDAFGSIITANSYQNQDLLAALRGAGSNNFGVVVSMTFKVYPAYKVTELTAEWPKERRYEVIQAFQKVGEYLDNRYTIRISINKDTIGLYGLGLRSTEKEMKEALDVILKVPNKMNYTTKHIGFKEYVQEYPDLVPAPKGFKITGLFAYEKLGKEPCQILFDYLDNAPPIKPTIEIGLLLLGGKIAENKYLSSAYPHRGAKVLIQIDAEWNLECSIYADVTIKWVNNLRKSLLPYAGFGYLNYCDINIPNYLYNYFGNNVAWLKTVKEKYDPYNLFYYPQGINL; encoded by the coding sequence ATGATAGAGGAGTTAACAGGAATTATTATAACTAAAGCTGACAAGAGTTATAATCTTGTTCGCAGGGATGAAAATTTATATTTTAGTTACTATCCAATGGTAATAGTATACCCTAGTAATGTAATAGATGTAGTTAATGCAGTAAATTGGGGGAGAAAGCAAGGTTTAAATATACGTTGTAGAAGTAGTGGTCATAACTATGAATCATTTTCTGTCGGAGATGATGTCGTTGTGATAGATGTTTCTAATTTACTTAATTTTGAAATAGATACTAATGAAGGCTATATAAGAATAGGTGCAGGATATAATCTAGATCAACTTTATAAAAAGATAGCCAAGTTTGGATTTGCATTTGCTGGAGGAAGTTGTGGATCTGTTGGTGTTTCAGGAATTACATTAGGAGGAGGAGTTGGCTTTCTACAAAGGCAATATGGATTAGCATGCGATAATTTGATAGAAGCACAAATAGTAGATGCTTTTGGTAGTATAATAACTGCTAATTCATATCAAAATCAAGATTTACTTGCTGCATTAAGAGGAGCAGGGAGTAACAATTTTGGGGTAGTGGTATCAATGACTTTTAAAGTATATCCGGCCTATAAAGTAACAGAATTGACTGCTGAATGGCCTAAAGAGAGAAGATATGAAGTAATTCAAGCGTTTCAAAAGGTAGGGGAATATTTAGATAATAGGTATACGATCAGGATTTCTATAAATAAAGATACTATTGGGCTATATGGATTAGGCTTAAGAAGCACAGAAAAAGAAATGAAAGAAGCTTTAGACGTTATATTAAAAGTTCCTAATAAAATGAATTATACAACAAAGCATATTGGTTTTAAGGAATATGTACAGGAATATCCAGATTTGGTGCCTGCACCAAAAGGATTTAAGATTACAGGATTATTTGCATATGAGAAATTAGGAAAAGAACCTTGTCAAATACTATTTGACTATTTAGATAATGCACCACCTATAAAGCCAACCATAGAAATTGGACTTCTCCTATTAGGAGGAAAGATTGCAGAAAATAAATATTTATCTAGTGCTTATCCTCATAGAGGTGCCAAGGTATTAATACAAATTGATGCCGAATGGAATCTTGAATGTAGTATTTATGCTGATGTGACAATTAAATGGGTAAATAATTTAAGAAAATCATTACTTCCATATGCAGGCTTTGGATACCTTAATTATTGTGATATTAATATACCTAATTACTTATATAATTATTTTGGGAATAACGTAGCTTGGTTAAAAACCGTAAAAGAAAAATATGATCCATATAACTTATTTTATTATCCTCAAGGAATAAACTTATAG
- the trxA gene encoding thioredoxin, translating into MKIVDNNEFGNEIKSGVTVVDFFATWCGPCKMIAPILEELSEQMKGKVNFIKVDVDKSVELADKYRISNIPTVVVFKNNEKVNQFVGFLPKVEIKRLIENTL; encoded by the coding sequence ATGAAAATAGTAGATAATAATGAATTCGGAAATGAAATAAAAAGTGGAGTTACGGTTGTAGATTTTTTTGCAACCTGGTGCGGACCTTGTAAAATGATAGCACCGATTCTTGAAGAGTTATCAGAGCAAATGAAAGGGAAAGTCAATTTTATAAAAGTAGATGTAGATAAAAGTGTGGAGTTAGCAGATAAATATCGCATTTCAAATATACCCACAGTGGTTGTCTTTAAAAATAATGAAAAGGTGAATCAATTTGTAGGCTTCTTACCAAAGGTAGAGATTAAAAGACTGATTGAAAATACTTTATAG